In Pseudomonas sp. DNDY-54, a genomic segment contains:
- the modA gene encoding molybdate ABC transporter substrate-binding protein — protein MNSIHMMFITVIATCAPLIGRADVVQVAVASNFTAPMQVIAERFEALTGHKALLAFGSTGKLYAQIRNGAPFAVLLAADEQVPAKLESEGLGVTGSRFTYATGTLVLWSAKDDYVDDQAGVLTQRAFRHLAVANPKTAPYGAAALATLKELGVLESVSDRLVQGENIAQTHHFVASGNAELGFVALSQVLAKGRIRSGSGWIVPASYHPPIRQDALLLTSAQDNAAAHALLDYMKSAAATEVIKAYGYRAE, from the coding sequence ATGAATAGCATTCACATGATGTTCATCACGGTAATAGCCACCTGTGCTCCCCTGATCGGGCGCGCGGACGTGGTGCAGGTTGCAGTGGCGTCGAACTTCACCGCCCCCATGCAGGTGATAGCCGAGCGCTTCGAGGCGCTCACGGGCCATAAAGCACTGTTGGCCTTTGGCTCGACGGGAAAGCTGTATGCGCAGATTCGAAACGGTGCACCGTTCGCGGTGCTGCTGGCCGCTGATGAACAGGTTCCGGCCAAGCTGGAATCCGAAGGGTTGGGCGTAACCGGCAGTCGTTTCACCTACGCCACCGGCACGTTGGTGCTCTGGTCCGCCAAAGACGACTACGTAGACGATCAGGCGGGCGTGCTGACACAGCGCGCGTTCCGACACCTGGCGGTTGCCAATCCGAAAACGGCGCCCTACGGTGCCGCCGCCCTGGCGACGCTGAAAGAGCTCGGCGTGCTCGAATCTGTCAGCGACCGGCTGGTGCAGGGTGAGAATATCGCCCAGACCCACCACTTCGTTGCCAGTGGGAATGCGGAGCTGGGCTTCGTCGCCCTCTCTCAAGTGTTGGCGAAGGGGCGAATTCGCAGCGGATCAGGATGGATCGTCCCGGCCTCGTATCATCCACCGATTCGCCAGGACGCCCTGCTATTGACCAGCGCACAAGACAACGCAGCAGCCCATGCCCTGCTTGATTACATGAAGAGCGCAGCGGCGACCGAGGTGATCAAGGCCTATGGCTACCGTGCAGAATGA
- the modB gene encoding molybdate ABC transporter permease subunit, with product MDLPHLDDASLSAIWLTLKLASVTTLLLLLIGTPIAWWLARTRSPLKGPIGAVVALPLVLPPSVLGFYLLVAMGPNGPVGQVTQSFGLGVLPFTFAGLVVGSVFYSMPFVVQPLQNAFEAIGERPLEAAATLRASPLDTFFSVVLPLARPGFITASILGFAHTVGEFGVVLMIGGNIPERTRVLSVQIYDHVEAMEYAQAHWLAGGMLLFSFLVLLILYNSRLRPGWRG from the coding sequence ATGGACTTGCCTCACTTGGATGACGCCAGCCTCTCCGCGATCTGGCTGACGCTTAAGCTCGCTAGCGTCACTACGCTCTTGCTGCTGTTGATAGGAACGCCAATTGCCTGGTGGTTGGCGCGTACCCGCTCGCCCCTGAAAGGCCCAATCGGTGCTGTGGTGGCGCTGCCATTGGTGCTTCCACCCAGCGTACTGGGCTTCTACCTGTTGGTGGCGATGGGCCCCAATGGCCCCGTGGGTCAGGTCACCCAGTCCTTCGGGCTCGGCGTGCTGCCCTTTACCTTTGCGGGTCTGGTGGTGGGATCGGTGTTCTATTCCATGCCCTTCGTAGTGCAGCCGCTGCAGAATGCCTTCGAAGCCATCGGCGAGCGCCCGCTGGAGGCGGCGGCTACCTTACGTGCCAGCCCGCTGGACACCTTTTTCTCGGTCGTTCTGCCGCTGGCACGCCCCGGCTTCATTACCGCCAGCATTCTCGGCTTTGCCCATACGGTCGGCGAATTCGGCGTCGTGTTGATGATCGGCGGAAATATTCCCGAAAGAACTCGCGTGCTTTCGGTGCAGATTTACGACCATGTCGAAGCCATGGAGTACGCGCAGGCACACTGGCTCGCCGGTGGCATGTTGCTTTTTTCTTTCCTGGTACTCCTCATTCTCTATAACAGCCGCCTTCGGCCGGGGTGGCGCGGATGA
- a CDS encoding sulfurtransferase, with protein MPIAQLINATQLKARLTEPTLRILDCRFSLDDPAYGRRSYEEAHIPGAAFLDLEKDLSGPVIPGQTGRHPLPQPEQLIERFRGAGLNNDSEVVLYDDGPGAFAARGWWLLAWLGKRSGVYLLDGGFRAWLDAAGGVSGEQASIPPGTFEGTPDDSLVINAQQLLAHLNKPDLTLLDARALPRFLGEQEPIDPVAGHIPGARCVPFTENLDATGRFLSSSQLRARFDQQLAGRSPDTLVAYCGSGVTACHNLFALCLAGHPIPKLYPGSWSEWITDPDRPITSSKAQLRD; from the coding sequence ATGCCAATCGCCCAACTGATAAACGCCACCCAACTGAAGGCACGCCTGACAGAGCCAACCCTTCGCATTCTGGATTGTCGGTTTTCGCTGGACGATCCGGCATATGGCAGACGCAGCTACGAAGAGGCGCATATTCCCGGCGCCGCTTTCCTCGACTTGGAGAAAGATTTGTCAGGACCGGTGATACCGGGCCAAACCGGCCGACACCCGCTTCCGCAGCCGGAGCAGCTGATTGAGCGCTTTCGCGGGGCGGGCCTGAACAACGACAGCGAGGTGGTGCTTTACGACGATGGCCCCGGCGCATTTGCGGCAAGAGGATGGTGGTTATTGGCATGGCTCGGTAAGCGCAGCGGCGTGTATCTGCTGGACGGCGGCTTCAGGGCCTGGCTGGACGCCGCCGGGGGTGTATCCGGTGAACAGGCCAGCATTCCGCCAGGCACATTCGAAGGCACGCCCGATGACAGCCTGGTAATTAACGCGCAGCAGTTGCTGGCCCATCTGAATAAACCTGATCTGACCCTTCTGGACGCCCGCGCTCTGCCTCGTTTTCTCGGTGAGCAGGAGCCTATCGATCCAGTAGCCGGGCATATCCCCGGTGCTCGCTGCGTGCCGTTTACTGAAAACCTCGACGCGACCGGGCGCTTTCTCTCCTCGTCGCAGCTGCGCGCTCGGTTCGATCAGCAATTGGCGGGACGATCACCCGACACTCTGGTCGCCTATTGCGGGTCCGGCGTCACGGCGTGCCATAACCTGTTTGCGCTGTGCCTAGCGGGGCACCCGATCCCCAAGCTTTATCCAGGCTCCTGGAGCGAGTGGATTACCGACCCTGACAGGCCTATCACTTCAAGCAAGGCACAACTACGTGACTAA
- a CDS encoding glutathione peroxidase, which translates to MKIALLAASLGLALLAGPAVAEQCPALLQHELPKLRSKDTIDLCEQFQGKALVVVNTASFCGFAPQFKGLEALYQRYKDDGLAILGVPSDDFFQESDDAAETAEVCYVNYGVTFPMAQTQPVRGSDAIPLFRELAEQAGGAPRWNFYKYVVDRNGKVVDYFSSKVEPDDPELIKAVEQALAK; encoded by the coding sequence ATGAAAATTGCCTTGCTTGCCGCGTCGCTCGGATTGGCTCTGTTGGCCGGGCCTGCCGTTGCGGAACAATGCCCTGCCTTGCTGCAACACGAGTTACCGAAGCTGCGCTCGAAAGACACCATTGATCTGTGCGAACAATTTCAGGGAAAGGCGCTGGTCGTGGTCAATACGGCGAGCTTCTGCGGGTTCGCCCCCCAATTCAAAGGCCTGGAGGCGCTTTACCAGCGATACAAGGATGACGGGCTGGCCATCCTGGGGGTGCCATCCGATGATTTTTTCCAAGAATCCGACGACGCGGCTGAAACCGCCGAGGTGTGCTACGTCAACTACGGCGTGACCTTCCCGATGGCTCAAACGCAACCGGTGCGGGGCAGCGATGCGATACCGCTGTTTAGGGAACTGGCCGAGCAGGCAGGAGGCGCACCACGGTGGAACTTCTATAAGTACGTGGTCGACCGGAACGGGAAGGTGGTGGATTATTTTTCGAGCAAGGTCGAGCCCGATGATCCAGAGCTGATCAAGGCGGTGGAACAGGCTTTAGCGAAGTAG
- the ltaE gene encoding low-specificity L-threonine aldolase produces the protein MSLIDLRSDTVTQPTVGMRDAMLSALTGDDVYGEDPTVRQLEQTLATRLGMHAGLFVPSGTMSNLLALMSHCERGDEYITGQLAHTYKYEAGGAAVLGSIQPQPVEMESDGTLDLDRVAAAIKPDDFHFARTRLLALENTMHGKVLPLEYLAEARAFTRERGLALHLDGARLFNAVVKLGCTAGDISRHFDSVSVCLSKGLGAPVGSVLCGDEALIGRARRLRKMVGGGMRQAGVLAAGGLYALDHHVQRLADDHQRAYEIAQGLEALGYTVEPVQTNMVYVDIGDRATALKAFCAQRGIILTAAPRLRMVTHLDIRPDHVEPVLETFAAFARS, from the coding sequence ATGAGCCTCATTGATCTTCGCAGTGATACGGTCACCCAGCCCACGGTCGGAATGCGCGATGCCATGCTGAGTGCGCTTACCGGCGATGACGTTTACGGTGAAGATCCGACGGTCCGGCAGCTGGAGCAGACCCTCGCCACTCGGTTGGGTATGCACGCCGGATTGTTCGTTCCCAGCGGCACGATGAGCAATTTGCTCGCGCTTATGTCGCACTGCGAACGAGGCGATGAGTACATCACTGGCCAGCTGGCTCACACCTATAAATATGAGGCCGGCGGGGCTGCGGTGCTGGGCTCGATCCAGCCGCAGCCGGTCGAGATGGAAAGTGATGGCACGCTGGATCTGGATCGGGTCGCGGCGGCGATCAAGCCAGACGATTTCCACTTCGCCCGCACCCGGTTGCTGGCGCTGGAAAACACCATGCACGGTAAAGTCCTGCCACTTGAATACCTGGCCGAGGCAAGGGCCTTCACGCGAGAAAGGGGGCTTGCACTGCATCTCGACGGTGCGCGGTTATTCAATGCTGTGGTGAAGCTGGGCTGCACAGCCGGCGACATCAGTCGTCATTTCGACTCGGTATCGGTATGCCTGTCGAAAGGGCTGGGGGCGCCGGTTGGTTCGGTGCTTTGTGGTGACGAAGCGCTTATCGGCAGGGCGCGGCGGTTGCGCAAGATGGTCGGGGGCGGCATGCGTCAGGCTGGTGTCCTGGCTGCCGGCGGGCTCTATGCGCTGGATCACCATGTGCAACGCTTGGCCGACGACCACCAGCGAGCTTATGAAATCGCGCAAGGCCTAGAGGCGCTTGGCTACACCGTCGAGCCGGTGCAGACCAACATGGTCTACGTGGACATTGGTGATCGTGCAACCGCACTGAAGGCGTTTTGCGCGCAGCGAGGCATTATCCTGACCGCGGCGCCGCGGTTGAGGATGGTGACGCACCTTGATATCCGCCCCGATCACGTAGAGCCGGTCCTAGAGACCTTCGCTGCGTTCGCCAGGTCGTAG
- a CDS encoding YcgL domain-containing protein, whose translation MKRICSIYRSPRKPGMYLYVERSEALARVPEALLAAFGPPQLAFDMVLTPERKLAREDITTVLENLEKQGYHLQMPPPEDDYIEHLPEELLRRNDPM comes from the coding sequence ATGAAACGTATTTGCTCCATCTATAGAAGCCCGCGCAAGCCTGGAATGTATTTGTACGTCGAACGCAGCGAGGCGTTAGCGCGTGTTCCCGAAGCGCTGCTCGCGGCCTTCGGCCCGCCGCAGCTCGCCTTCGATATGGTGCTTACGCCCGAGCGAAAGCTGGCGCGGGAGGACATCACCACCGTGCTCGAGAACTTGGAGAAGCAGGGGTATCACTTACAGATGCCGCCCCCCGAGGACGACTATATCGAGCATCTTCCAGAAGAGTTGTTGCGCCGCAACGATCCGATGTGA
- a CDS encoding OmpP1/FadL family transporter: MKTTWLKTAIAIAVGALSTQAMSAGFALNEQSISGMGTSFAGRSSSADDATTLFGNPAGMSRLKREEVSFGMAAISAKTDIKDTSAFTPQGPGGLRAPVGGSNDGDMVPVTAVPMGYYVKPIDDKWAIGVGVYVPFGLIADYESGFQGRYHGDYSEVRVITVQPTVSYRFNEKLSIGFGPTLNRIDGELQSATINPIPGGNDGRVKVKGDDTAVGFNAGILYELTPQTRMGLTYRSKVEYTLEGDTELKEGFNQLGVAGKYDASLDLTTPESIDLSVTHELNDQWTLYAGAMLTRWSRFEAIVIDNEGLPSGPLNPIIEEQDWHDTWSYAIGTAYKLNREWTLRTGLAFDQSPTNNLHRSPRIPTGDRTAVSFGLGWNPTDDVTVDLAYSYLWEEETKVRREHPSKGIYNATYENSAHGFGAALSYRF; this comes from the coding sequence ATGAAAACAACTTGGTTGAAGACCGCCATTGCAATAGCCGTAGGCGCCCTTTCCACTCAGGCGATGTCCGCTGGCTTCGCGCTCAATGAGCAAAGCATCAGCGGCATGGGCACCTCATTCGCAGGTCGCTCCTCTTCTGCCGACGACGCCACCACGCTGTTCGGAAACCCGGCGGGCATGTCGCGCCTGAAGCGTGAGGAAGTTAGCTTTGGCATGGCTGCGATCAGTGCCAAGACGGATATAAAAGATACTTCTGCCTTTACTCCACAGGGTCCAGGCGGCCTTCGTGCCCCTGTCGGCGGTAGCAACGATGGCGACATGGTGCCAGTTACGGCTGTACCTATGGGTTACTACGTCAAACCGATCGACGATAAGTGGGCGATCGGTGTCGGGGTGTACGTCCCGTTTGGCCTGATTGCCGACTATGAAAGCGGTTTCCAAGGGCGCTACCACGGCGATTACAGCGAAGTGCGTGTAATTACAGTCCAGCCAACGGTCAGTTATCGCTTCAACGAGAAGCTGTCGATCGGCTTCGGCCCTACCTTGAACCGCATTGATGGCGAACTACAAAGTGCGACCATCAACCCGATCCCAGGTGGCAATGATGGGCGAGTCAAAGTAAAGGGTGACGATACCGCGGTCGGTTTTAATGCCGGCATTTTGTATGAACTGACCCCACAAACACGCATGGGTTTGACATATCGATCTAAGGTTGAATACACGCTTGAGGGCGATACAGAACTTAAAGAAGGATTCAATCAGCTCGGTGTGGCCGGTAAGTACGACGCATCCCTCGACCTGACCACTCCAGAGTCAATCGACCTTTCGGTAACTCACGAACTCAACGATCAATGGACGCTATACGCAGGCGCGATGCTGACACGCTGGAGTCGCTTTGAAGCGATCGTAATCGACAACGAAGGTCTTCCTTCCGGCCCACTCAATCCTATTATCGAAGAACAAGATTGGCACGATACTTGGTCCTATGCCATCGGTACAGCGTACAAGCTGAACCGTGAGTGGACGCTGCGTACAGGCTTGGCCTTCGATCAAAGCCCGACGAATAACCTGCATCGGTCACCACGAATCCCCACCGGTGACCGCACTGCGGTGAGCTTTGGACTAGGCTGGAACCCGACCGACGACGTTACGGTTGATCTCGCTTACTCTTATCTTTGGGAAGAAGAAACAAAAGTGCGCCGCGAGCATCCATCCAAGGGTATTTACAACGCCACCTACGAAAACAGCGCCCACGGTTTCGGTGCTGCGCTTAGCTACCGCTTCTGA
- a CDS encoding TOBE domain-containing protein, whose translation MNKADQLEPLRLDGQLWFNRGEKGYLGGKRIELLAQIEATGSISRAAKAVKLSYKAAWDAVDSMNNLSERPLVMRAAGGAKGGGTQLTDFGREMLHVWQRMQHEYERFLVHVAQGIDGFADIDRLLRAIAMKTSARNQFRGHIIHIEKGAVNGSVTLDIGDGQTITATLTNNSIDELQLAPGKVAMALIKASFVLLSSDADVKISARNRLTGTITGLTPGAVSCEVKLALSSNRTLSAVITNEGAEELGLAVGQSCTALIKASHVIIAVD comes from the coding sequence ATGAACAAAGCCGATCAGCTGGAACCACTGCGCCTCGATGGGCAGCTCTGGTTCAACCGCGGCGAAAAGGGTTACTTAGGGGGCAAACGTATCGAGCTACTCGCTCAGATTGAGGCGACTGGCTCGATCAGCCGAGCGGCGAAAGCCGTCAAGCTCAGCTACAAGGCGGCCTGGGATGCGGTCGACTCGATGAACAACCTGTCAGAACGCCCGTTGGTCATGCGCGCGGCCGGTGGGGCCAAGGGGGGCGGTACACAGCTGACGGATTTCGGCCGGGAGATGCTGCACGTATGGCAGCGGATGCAACACGAATATGAGCGATTTCTTGTGCACGTCGCGCAGGGGATTGACGGTTTCGCGGATATCGACAGGCTGCTCAGAGCAATCGCCATGAAAACCAGCGCACGCAACCAATTTCGCGGGCACATCATCCATATCGAGAAAGGCGCAGTGAACGGCAGCGTCACGCTGGATATTGGCGATGGTCAGACCATCACCGCCACCCTGACCAACAACAGTATCGACGAACTCCAGCTCGCGCCGGGGAAGGTCGCGATGGCCCTGATCAAAGCCAGCTTCGTCCTGCTTTCCTCCGATGCCGACGTGAAGATCAGCGCCCGCAACCGCCTGACAGGAACGATTACGGGCTTGACCCCCGGTGCCGTAAGCTGCGAAGTCAAGCTTGCCCTGTCCAGCAACCGCACGCTGAGCGCCGTCATCACCAACGAGGGTGCCGAGGAGCTGGGGCTGGCGGTCGGTCAGTCCTGCACCGCGCTTATCAAGGCGTCCCACGTGATCATCGCAGTGGATTGA
- the modC gene encoding molybdenum ABC transporter ATP-binding protein, producing the protein MTSLSGIHAALRLEHPGFTLDVALQLPGRGITALFGPSGSGKTSCLRCVAGLEPSASGRLEVNGECWQESRRQHFLPPHQRGIGYVFQDANLFAHLSVKGNLEFGMKRIDKRQRRVAWDTAVELLGVGHLLDRLPERLSGGERQRVGIARALLTSPRLLLLDEPLAALDLKRKQEILPYLERLHGELDIPVLYVSHSPDEVARLADHLVLLDEGRVVAQGGLHETLARLDLPTAFGDEAGVVVESVVTGHDAEYHLTRLVFQGGEVLVTKRPEAVGHPLRFRVHARDVSLTLGRAEGTSISNLLAVRVEQVVTADTPAHVLVRLTAEGTPLLARITRRSADQLGVIEGKALWAQIKTVALLG; encoded by the coding sequence ATGACCAGCCTGAGCGGAATCCATGCGGCGCTCCGTCTTGAGCATCCCGGCTTCACGCTGGACGTTGCCCTTCAATTACCGGGACGGGGTATCACCGCCCTGTTCGGCCCATCTGGCTCCGGCAAAACCAGCTGTCTGCGCTGCGTCGCAGGGCTGGAACCTAGCGCCTCCGGACGCCTGGAGGTGAATGGCGAGTGCTGGCAGGAATCGCGCCGTCAGCACTTCCTGCCGCCGCACCAACGAGGCATTGGCTACGTTTTCCAGGACGCCAACCTGTTCGCGCACCTGTCGGTCAAAGGCAATCTTGAGTTCGGGATGAAGCGGATCGATAAGCGCCAACGGCGGGTTGCGTGGGATACGGCGGTCGAGTTGCTGGGCGTCGGACACCTGCTCGATCGTTTGCCGGAGCGATTGTCAGGCGGCGAGCGGCAACGGGTCGGGATCGCTCGCGCATTGCTCACCAGTCCCCGCTTGTTGCTGCTGGACGAGCCGCTCGCGGCACTCGATCTGAAGCGTAAACAGGAAATCCTGCCGTACCTGGAGCGTTTGCACGGCGAGCTGGACATCCCAGTGCTGTATGTCAGCCACTCGCCGGACGAAGTAGCCCGACTCGCCGACCATCTTGTTTTGCTCGATGAGGGTCGAGTGGTCGCCCAGGGCGGCTTGCACGAGACGCTAGCCCGCCTGGATTTGCCGACCGCCTTCGGTGACGAAGCAGGTGTCGTCGTCGAATCCGTCGTCACCGGCCATGATGCCGAATACCATCTCACGCGCCTGGTGTTTCAAGGCGGGGAGGTGCTAGTGACGAAGCGGCCTGAGGCCGTCGGCCACCCGCTGCGTTTTCGCGTGCATGCGCGGGACGTCAGCCTCACGCTGGGACGAGCCGAGGGCACCAGCATCAGCAATCTACTGGCGGTGCGCGTCGAACAGGTCGTCACGGCCGATACACCGGCACACGTACTGGTTCGTCTCACCGCAGAGGGCACGCCGCTTTTGGCGCGGATCACGCGGCGATCAGCCGATCAACTCGGCGTGATCGAGGGCAAAGCGCTCTGGGCGCAGATCAAGACGGTAGCGCTGCTGGGCTGA
- the rnd gene encoding ribonuclease D gives MAIETQWVLDDGHLARLCAEWRQLPYVAVDTEFMRVDTFYPIAALLQVGDGRCAYLIDPLLITDWSAFAGLLEDPAVVKVLHACSEDLEVLWRLTGSLPIPLFDTQLAAGYLNIGFSMGYSRLVQSVLNIELPKGETRSDWLQRPLSDMQVRYAAEDAQHLAELYEALLPKLSDEKRAWVLEDGAELVVNLQRETDPDEAYREVKQAWRLKPKQLAVLRVLAAWRERQARMRNQPRNRVLREHSLWPLARTQPTDLVSLARIDDMHPRTVRQDGETLLELIRSAAATPEQDWPEPLPEPLPLEASGLLKKLRAVGQREAEALEISSELMLRKKVLEALLKTGYPDGPYELPDSLRGWRRERMGQALLDVLSEEKP, from the coding sequence GTGGCCATCGAAACTCAATGGGTGCTGGATGATGGGCATCTGGCCCGCCTTTGTGCCGAGTGGCGCCAGCTGCCTTATGTAGCGGTGGATACCGAGTTCATGCGGGTCGATACCTTTTATCCGATTGCCGCTTTGCTTCAGGTGGGTGACGGGCGTTGCGCCTATTTGATCGACCCTCTGCTGATCACTGACTGGAGTGCGTTTGCAGGCCTGCTGGAAGACCCTGCTGTGGTTAAAGTCCTGCACGCATGCAGCGAGGATCTGGAAGTGCTCTGGCGCTTGACGGGCAGTCTGCCGATCCCTTTGTTCGATACGCAGCTTGCGGCGGGCTACCTGAACATCGGTTTCTCCATGGGCTACTCACGCTTGGTGCAGAGCGTTCTGAACATCGAGCTGCCCAAAGGCGAGACGCGCTCCGACTGGCTCCAGCGTCCGCTAAGCGACATGCAGGTGCGCTATGCGGCTGAGGATGCGCAGCATCTGGCCGAGCTGTACGAGGCATTGCTGCCAAAGCTGTCCGACGAGAAACGCGCCTGGGTTCTGGAGGATGGTGCAGAACTGGTCGTTAACCTGCAGCGCGAAACCGACCCTGATGAAGCCTATCGAGAAGTCAAACAGGCCTGGCGTCTGAAGCCGAAACAGCTCGCCGTGCTGCGTGTATTGGCCGCTTGGCGCGAGCGTCAGGCGCGGATGCGCAATCAGCCCCGCAATCGTGTTCTGCGAGAACATAGCCTATGGCCGCTCGCCCGTACCCAGCCAACCGATCTGGTCAGCCTGGCGCGCATTGACGATATGCATCCGCGCACCGTGCGGCAGGATGGCGAAACCTTGCTTGAGCTCATTCGCAGCGCCGCGGCCACGCCTGAGCAGGATTGGCCTGAGCCCTTGCCTGAGCCGTTACCGCTGGAAGCGTCGGGGCTGTTGAAGAAATTGCGCGCGGTGGGGCAGCGTGAGGCCGAGGCTCTCGAGATTTCTTCGGAGCTGATGCTGCGTAAGAAGGTGCTTGAAGCCTTGCTGAAAACTGGATATCCGGACGGTCCTTATGAATTGCCCGATTCGCTGCGCGGCTGGCGTCGTGAGCGGATGGGGCAAGCGCTCCTCGATGTGCTGTCGGAAGAGAAACCATGA
- a CDS encoding YcgN family cysteine cluster protein, translating to MAAKVEPFWKRKTLAELDSNEWESLCDGCGLCCLQKLEDEEDGSVYYTRIACKLLDLKTCRCSDYPNRRASVPDCVQLTAADAAQFKWLPPTCGYRLVAERKDLPLWHHLVCGDVDAVHAEGISQSGRMLAEGSVADEDWEDHLIFRAG from the coding sequence ATGGCAGCTAAAGTCGAACCCTTCTGGAAGCGCAAAACCCTTGCTGAGCTTGACTCAAACGAGTGGGAATCGCTGTGTGACGGTTGCGGGCTTTGCTGTCTGCAGAAGCTTGAGGATGAAGAGGACGGCAGCGTCTATTACACGCGCATCGCCTGCAAATTGCTTGATCTCAAGACCTGTCGTTGCAGCGACTATCCCAACCGGCGGGCCAGTGTGCCCGACTGCGTTCAGCTGACCGCAGCGGATGCCGCACAATTCAAATGGCTACCGCCTACCTGTGGTTACCGCCTCGTCGCGGAGCGAAAGGACCTGCCACTTTGGCATCACCTTGTGTGTGGTGACGTGGATGCGGTGCATGCCGAAGGCATATCGCAGTCAGGCCGAATGCTTGCCGAGGGCTCCGTCGCGGACGAAGACTGGGAAGACCATTTGATTTTTCGGGCCGGTTGA
- the cobC gene encoding alpha-ribazole phosphatase family protein has protein sequence MSLQLDMLRHGETEFGGGFRGRLDDALTARGWQQLRAAVIDREPWDRIISSPLRRCAAFGAELAEQQSLSLELEPDLRELDFGEWEGRSAADLMVEDSDALGRFWSDPYGFTPPGAEPVLAFETRVLKAVERLVDRCAGEHVLLVTHGGVMRLLVAHARGLPREQLLQVEVRHGELFRLRIGFTDATLWLEEQCSPF, from the coding sequence ATGAGCCTGCAACTGGACATGCTGCGCCATGGCGAGACCGAATTCGGCGGTGGTTTTCGCGGGCGTCTGGATGATGCGCTCACCGCGCGCGGTTGGCAGCAGCTTCGTGCAGCCGTCATCGATCGTGAGCCGTGGGATCGAATTATCAGCTCACCGTTGCGACGCTGCGCGGCGTTTGGCGCCGAGCTGGCGGAGCAGCAATCGCTCTCGCTCGAACTGGAGCCTGACCTGCGCGAGCTCGATTTCGGTGAGTGGGAAGGGCGCAGTGCCGCGGATCTCATGGTTGAGGACAGCGACGCGCTAGGTCGTTTCTGGTCTGACCCGTATGGCTTCACCCCGCCTGGCGCAGAGCCTGTTCTGGCGTTTGAGACACGCGTGCTCAAGGCCGTCGAACGGCTAGTCGACCGTTGCGCCGGGGAGCACGTGTTGCTCGTAACCCATGGTGGTGTGATGCGCCTGCTAGTGGCGCACGCCCGAGGGTTACCGCGTGAGCAGTTGTTACAGGTGGAGGTTCGTCATGGCGAGCTGTTCCGGCTGAGGATCGGCTTTACAGACGCCACGCTCTGGCTGGAAGAACAATGCAGCCCTTTCTGA
- a CDS encoding adenosylcobinamide-GDP ribazoletransferase, producing the protein MQPFLIAVQFLTCLPVRLNGMPEPHQVGRSLLYYPLVGLLLGAVFWLLGLGLASAAPALQAALVLTAWVGLTGALHLDGLADSADAWLGGLGDRERTMTIMKDPRSGPMAVTVLVLLLLLKFVALWTLIQQGLLLALLLAPLMGRGALLALFLTTPYVRPGGLGQTLVERMPRAGVSVVLAAVVLGCLLAGASGWMALSLTAVTVFMVRRSLCRRLGGTTGDTAGALLELVECSVLVGLALLG; encoded by the coding sequence ATGCAGCCCTTTCTGATCGCCGTGCAATTTCTGACGTGTCTGCCGGTGCGACTAAACGGCATGCCTGAGCCGCATCAGGTTGGCAGATCGCTGCTGTATTACCCGCTGGTGGGATTGCTTCTGGGCGCCGTGTTCTGGCTGCTTGGGCTGGGGCTTGCCAGCGCAGCGCCAGCTCTCCAGGCAGCGCTGGTGCTGACGGCCTGGGTAGGGCTGACCGGTGCGCTGCATCTGGACGGTCTGGCCGACAGCGCCGATGCATGGTTAGGCGGCCTCGGTGATCGTGAGCGTACGATGACGATCATGAAGGACCCACGCAGCGGTCCAATGGCCGTGACCGTACTGGTCCTGTTGTTGTTGCTCAAGTTCGTCGCGCTGTGGACGCTTATCCAGCAGGGCCTGCTGTTGGCGTTGTTGCTTGCGCCGCTGATGGGGCGGGGCGCACTGCTAGCGCTGTTTCTCACCACACCTTATGTGCGGCCCGGCGGGCTGGGTCAGACACTTGTCGAGCGCATGCCGCGAGCGGGCGTCAGCGTTGTGTTGGCGGCGGTCGTGCTGGGTTGTTTGTTGGCAGGCGCAAGCGGCTGGATGGCGCTGTCGCTTACGGCGGTCACCGTTTTCATGGTGCGCCGAAGCCTCTGCAGGCGACTCGGTGGCACCACGGGCGATACGGCCGGTGCGCTGCTGGAACTGGTCGAGTGCTCAGTGTTGGTCGGCTTGGCGCTGCTGGGCTGA